From the genome of Streptomyces sp. V2I9:
GCGACGTGACGGAGGCGCGCGCGCTCGGCACCGTGTTCGGACCCGACCGGCCCGCGCCGCTGCGCATCGGCTCGGCGAAGACGAATTTCGGCCATCTCGAACCCGCGGCCGGGGTGCTCGGGCTCGTCAAAGCCGCGCTGTCCGTGCATCACGGCGTCATTCCGCCGAGCCTGCACTTCCGTACACCGAACCCGCGCATCGACTTCTCCGCCGAACGTCTGGAAGTGGTCACCGAGCCGGCCGCGTGGCCGGCCGGGCCGCGGTTCGCGGGGGTGAGCAGCTTCGGATACGGCGGCACCAACGCCCATGTCGCGCTCGGTGAGGCGCCCGAGGGTGCACCCGTACCGGCCGTACCGGACACGGGCGGCCCCGTCTGCCTGACGGTGTCCGGCACGAGCCCGCACGCGCTCGCGCGCAACGCCGCACGGCTGGCCGGCCACCTCGGGCAGTCGCCCGCGACGAGCCTGTCCGACGTCGCCCACTCGCTGGCGACGACCCGCGCGCAGCACCCCACACGCGGCGTGGTGATCGCCGGGACGACGGACGAGGCGGTGGACGGTCTGCGGGCGCTCGCCGCGGACGAGAGCCACGACGCGGTCGTGACGGGCGCGGCTGCCGGACGCGGCCGTGTCGCGTTCGTCTTCCCCGGTCAGGGCGCCCAGTGGTGGGGGATGGGCCGGACGCTGTGGGAGCGGAACGACGCCTTCCGTGAGGCCGTGACGGCCTGCGACGAGGCGCTCGCCCCGCACACCGGATTCTCGGTCGCCGCGGTCGTGCGGGGACAGGACGAACTCGAGCCGCGCTTCACACGCACGGACGTGGTGCAGCCCGCGCTGTTCGCGATGTACGTCGGCCTCGCCGCGATGTGGCGCGCCTGGGGTGTCGAACCCGAGGCGGTCGTCGGCCACAGCCAGGGTGAGGTGGCCGCGGCGGTCGTCAGCGGGGCGTTGAGCCTGGCGGACGGCGCCCGCATCGTGGCGTTGCGCGCTCGGGCCGTGCAGGACCATGCGCCGGACGGGGCGATGGGGCTCGTGGAGCGCCCGGTGGGCGAAGTCGTCGAGGAGCTGGCGGCCTACGGCGAGGCGCTGTCCGTCGCCGTGGTGAACACCGCGCGATCGACCGTCGTGGCCGGGGACGGCGAGGCGGTGGACCGCTTCCTCGCGCAGATGGAGGCCACCGGTGCGTACTGCCAGCGCGTGGACGTGGACTACGCATCGCACAGCCCGCACATGGATGCGCTGCTGCCCGCGCTGCGCGAACAGCTCACGGGCCTTGCCCCCACGGAAGCGGGGACAGCCTTCTATTCGAGTGTGACGGGGGAGCGGGCGGCCGGGCCGGAGCTCGACGCGGACTACTGGTGCCGCAACCTGCGGGAGCCGGTGCGCTTCGATCGCGCTCTGGAGCGCCTGCGGGCGGACGGGTTCGGGATCTTCGTCGAGGTGAGTCCGCATCCGGTGCTCCAGATAGCCCTGGCGCAGGGCACCGAAGCCGACGGGACGGCCGTCGTGGTGGGCAGCTTGCGTCGCGGTCACGGCGGGATCGAACAGGCGCTGCGGGGACCGGCAGAGCTGCACGCCCAGGGGGTCCCGATCCCGTGGCAGCGCGTGTTCCCGGCCTCGGACGCGCGCCGGGTGGACCTTCCGGCGTACGTGTTCGACCACCGCCGCTACTGGCTGGACGAACACGACGACGCGATCCCGGCCGTCGGCCGTGCTGCGTGGCGTGAGGACGTGATGGCGCTGCCCGAACCCGAGCGTCCGGGAGCCGTGGTCGCACTCGTCACGGAGGAGGCCGCGGCCCTGCTCGGCCGGCCCGAGGACGGCGTGCGCCCCGACATGACGCTGCGCGAGCAGGGTTTCGACTCCCTCATGGTGGTCGAGCTGCGAAACCGGCTCAGCGCACGGACACGGATCCCGCTGCCCACCGTGCTCGCCTTCGACTACCCCACACCGCGGGCGATCGCGGCGCTGCTGCTGACGCACGCCGGTGCGCGGTACGAGGCCACGGACGCCCCGACCGCCGCTGCGGCGTCCCCGCGGCCCGACGATGACGACCCCGTCGTGATCGTGTCCATGGCCTGCCGGCTGCCGGACGGAATCGACACGCCCGAGGCGTTCTGGGACCTGCTCGTCGACGGCCGCGAAGCCTCCTCCCCGTTCCCACAGCGCTGGGACGGGTGGGATCTCAGCACGATCGAGGAGGCGGAGCGCGCGGCCACGGGCAGGCGCTTCGAGCGCAAGGGCGGTTTCGTACGCGACGTCGAGGACTTCGACGCGGCGTTCTTCGGGCTCAGCCCGCGGGAGGCGCTCTCCCTGGACCCGCAGCAGCGGCTCGTTCTGGAAGTCGTATGGGAGGCACTCGAGCGGGCCAATCTGCGCACCGCGTCCCTCGAAGGCAGCAACACAGGCGTCTACCTCGGCGCGATGAGTTCGGACTACGACGTCGCTCGGCGCTGGGACGTCGGAAGCAGCGACGGCTACAAGATCACGGGCAACGGGTCGAGCCTGATCTCCGGGCGCGTGGCCTACACACTCGGCCTTTCCGGGCCGGCGCTCACCGTCGACACGGCGTGCAGCTCGTCGCTCGTGGCCCTGCGCCTGGCGTGCGAGGCGCTGCGCAGCGGCGCGTGCGACCTGGCGCTCGCCGGCGGAGTGACCGTGATGAGCACCCCGCAGATCTTCGTCGAGTTCAGCCGCCTCAACGGGCTCGCGGCCGACGGCCGTTGCAAGAGCTTCGCCGACGACGCCGACGGGACGAGCTGGGCGGAAGGCTGCGGCGTCCTGGTGCTCAAGCGGCTCTCGGACGCGAGGCGCGACGGTGACCGGGTGCTGGCCGTCGTGCGGGGCACCGCCATGAACCAGGACGGCCGCAGTCAGGGGCTCACCGCGCCGAACGGCCTCGCGCAGCAGCGCGTGCTCCGCGGTGCCTTGGCCGACGCGGGACTGGCCCCGGCCGACATCGACGCCGTCGAAGCGCACGCCACGGGCACCGTGCTCGGCGATCCCATCGAGGCCGGCGCCCTCGCCGAGGTGTTCTCGGGCCGCGTGCGCCCCCTGCACCTGGGATCGGCCAAGTCCAACATCGGCCATGCCCAGGCCGCCTCCGGTGTCATCGGGGTCATCAAGATGGTGATGGCGCTCCAGCGCGAGTGGCTGCCCCGCACGCTCCACGCGGAAAGGCCGAACACCCGGATCGACTGGACCGCCGGCGAACTGGAGCTCCTGCGGCAGCCGAGGCCGTGGCCACGGACACGGCGGGTGCGTCGCGCCGGCATCAGCTCCTTCGGCATCAGCGGCACCAACACGCACGTCATCATCGAGGAAGCACCGGAGACCGCCGTCGCGGACCGGCCTGGCGACGATCTCGTCCACCCGTTGGTGATCTCGGGCACCGACGCGGCCGCCCTGCGTGCGCAGGCCCGGCACTGGGCCGAGTGGCTCGGCACGCGGCCCGCCGCGTCGATGCGGGACATCGCCTACACCTCCGCCGTCGGCCGTACGCACTTCGACGCACGCGCCGTGGTCTTCGCGGGCAGCGCCGTCGAGGCGGCCGAAGCCCTGCGGGCGGTCGAGCCCGGCACCGGCACGGCGCTGGGGGCGATCGCCTTCGTGTTCGGCGGCCAGGACGCGCAGTCGCCGGAGGCGGACGGCCGACTGCTGGAGCAGAGCGCGGTGTTCCGCGACGCCGTGGCGGAGTGCGACGCGGTCCTCGCGCCGTTGACCGGCTGGTCCGTGCTGGAGGTGCTGCGCGGCGAGGAGGACGTGGACAGTCCCGATGTGCTGCCGTGCACACGGTTCGCGGCCTGTCTCGGACGTGCGGCGCTGTGGCGCAGTTGGGGTGTGGAGCCGGCGGCGGTGGTGGGCGACGCGGAGGGCGAGGTCGCCGCAGCCGTGGTGAGCGGGGCGTTGACCTTGGAGGACGGCGCCCGCGTCATCGCCCTGCAGGCTCGTGCGCGCTCGGGGGGCGCGGTCGGCGACGCGTTGTCAGGGATCGTGCCCGCCCGGACGTCCATCCCCTTCCGTTCGCCCCTGACGGGCGAGGTCGTGCCGGGCCCTGAGCTCGGGGCCGACCACTGGCTCCGCGACCTGCCGGAGCCGGAGCCCACGAGGCTCGACCGCGCGCTGGAGCGGCTGCGCGAGGAGGGCTTCGGCGCGTTCGTCGAGGTCGGCACTGCCTTCGAAGGCGCCTCGGGCGGCGTGGACCGGCTCTGGCGAGCGGCCGCCACGTTGTTCGAGCGGGGCTTCCCCCTGGACTGGGAGCGAGTCCTCGGGTCCCGTGGCGCCGGCAAGGTCGACATCCCGACGTACGCGTTCCAACGCCGGCGCTTCTGGCTCGGCGAGCTTCCGGCCGGACCCGCCGCGGTGACGGCGGACCAGCCCGCGGACGGCCACCCGTGGTTCGACGCGATCACGACGCTCGCCGGCGGCGGCGGACATCTGTTCTCCGGCCGGCTGTCGCTCGACGACGGCCCGTGGCTGGCCGATCACGTCGTCGGCGGGCAGGTCTACGTGCCGGGCGCGGGCGTGATCGACGCCGCACTGTTCGCCGCCCGGACCGCCGGCGCCGACGCCGTGGCGGACCTGACGCTGCTGGAGCCGGTCGTCCTCCTTCCCGACCGGGCGCTGCGGATCCAGGCCACCGTCGGCGACCCGGACGCGCACGGACGACGCCCCTTCGCGTTCCACACCCAACCCGAGGACACGGACGAGCCGCTGATCTGGCGGCAGCACGCGACCGGAGCATGCGTGATCCGGGCGGGCGTCGGCGTCACGCCGCCGCCGGACCTCGACGACCGGCCGGTGACCGACGCCCGTGCCCTCGACGTCGAAGCCTTCTACGGACGTGCCCTCGCCAACGGGCTCGACTACGGCCCGGCTTTCCGAGGACTGCGCGAACTGGCCTGCCGCGAGGGCGTCTACTACGGGCGGGTATCCCTTCCGGGGGCGCTGGATCCGGCCGGCCACGGCCTGCATCCGTCGCTGTTCGACGCGGCACTGCAGGTCGTCGTCGCCGGTCTGATGGAGGCGGGTGCGGCTCCCGGACCGCTCGTCCCGTTCATCTGGTCCGACGTCGAGCTGTTCCGTGCCGCAGGCCGAGAACTGACCGTGCGCGTGTCGTTCGAATCCGGCGAGGACGAGGACCTCGCGCCGGCCACCGTATGGCTGGCCGACCCGGCGGGCCACCTGGTGGCCCGGATCGGCAAGCTGAAGTTCCAGCCCGGCAGACGCCGCGGCCACCCGTTCGCCGAGCACCTCTACCGCGTCGGCTTCGAACGCGTACACCCCGACGCCGGGGCCTTCGACTCCGCGGGCACCCTCGTGGTCGGCGACGCGGAGATGGGCGCGGGGCTCGGCGCCGATGCCGTACCCGATCTGGACGCCCTCATCAAGCGGCTCGACGGCCGCGCGGACACGCCTCGGCGACTGCTGTTCGCGCTGCCTGACCGCGCCTCCGCCGTGTGCCACGATCCGGAACGGAGCGCCGCCGAAGCGCTGCGGACGCTCCAGGTGTGCTTCGGTGAACCTCGGCTCCAGGGCGCGGAGCTCGTCTGGATCACCCGTGACGCGGTGTCGTCGAGCCCGGACGACCAGGTGGGGAATTGGGCCCATGCCGCGGTGTGGGGCATGGTGCGTACGGCCCGTACGGAACAACCTGAGCGCATCCTGCGCCTGATCGACCTCGATGCCGCTACCCCGGACTTCCGGCTCCTGGCGCGGGTGATCGAGAGCGGCGGCGAGCCGGAGTGCGCCCTGCGTGGCGAGACCGCCCACGTGCCACGGGCACGGCCGACCGTCGGGGAGGTCGACGCGCTCGTCCTGCCGCACGAAGGCGGTTGGCACCTGCACCGGCGGGAAGACGATCAGCTGGACGTCGTCGCCGCCACGCACGACGAGGGCGCGCCGGAGCCGGTCGCGCCGTGGGAGGTACGCGTCGAGGTCCGCGCCGCCGGGATGAGCCCGGCGCACACCAAGGTCCTGGAGTTCGCGGGGATCGCCAGGGAGGTCGGCAGCGGCGTCACCTCCGTACACGTCGGTGACCGTGTCATGGGCAGTGCGGCCGGCGCGCTCGGTCATCGGATCCGCGTGGACGGTGCCACCCTCAGGGCGGTGCCCGCGAACCTCACCTTCGCCCGGGCGGCCGCTGATCCGTCCGCCCCCGACGCGAGTCGGGCCAAGGGATCGTTCACCGCCTTCGACGTACGGGACGCGCCGTACGCCCTGCGCCACGCGCGGCGGAACGCCGCGGACAGAACCGTGCTGACCGTGCCACGCCCCCTCGACCCGGACGGCACGGTGCTGATCACCGGTGGTCTCGGCGAGCTCGGCAGCGCACTCGCCGCGCACCTGGTCCGCGCACACGGAGCGCGGCGGCTGGTGCTGCTGTCACGGCGCGGTGGCAACGCCCCCGAAGCCGCCTCGTTCGTGCGGGAACTCGAAGCCGCGGGCGCCGAGCGGGTGGACCTGGTCGCGGGCGACGTCGCGGACCGGGCCGCGGTGGCCGCGGTTCTGGAAGGGATCGACCCGAGCCATCCCCTCACGGCCGTGTTCCACCTCGCCGGCGTGCTCGACGACGGCCTGGTGGAGGGCTTCACCGCAGAGCGGCTGCACCGGGTGATGGCGCCCAAGGTCCAGGGCGCGCGCCTGCTGGACGAGTTGACCGAGCGGCTGGACCTGGCCGCGTTCGTCCTCTTCTCGTCGGCGGCCGGAACGCTGGGCACCGCAGGACAGAGCGGGTACGCCGCGGCGAACGCGACGCTGGACGCCCTGGCGGCGAACCGGCGCAAGCGGGGTCTGGCAGGGCTCAGCCTCGCCTTCGGGCTCTGGGAGCAGGCCGGAGTGGGCATGACCGCCCACCTCGGCAAAGCAGAGCTGGGACGCCTGCGGCGGCAGGGTATCGGCGCCCTGACCATGACCGAGGGGCTGAACGCCCTGGACGCCGCCCTTGCGCGGCCCGAGCCCCAGCTGATGCCCGTGCGCCTGGAACTGGCATCGTTGCGACACGCGCTCGGCGACGCGGAAGCGCCTCCCCTGCTGCGCGACATGCTGCGGCGCACAACCGAAGGGCGCGCAGCCGGAGTTGCCGGCACCGCGGAGTCGCTCGACACACGGATGGCGGACGCCTCCGAAGCCGAACGGCCGGCTCTGCTGCTGGACCTCGTCCGCGGCGAAGTCGCCGACGTGCTCGGCCTGCCCGGACCCGGCAGCGTGCCCGCCGACAGAGCGCTGCGTTCCCTCGGGATCGACTCGCTCACCATGGTCCAGTTGCGCAAGCGCCTCGCCAAGCGGCTGAACACCACGCTTCCCGCCACCCTGGTGTTCGACTACCCGACCGCGGAGGCCATCGTCGGACTCCTGCTCCGCGACGCCACCACCCTGAGAGGGAACGAGAAGTGAAGACAGAGGCCCTGTTCATCGCGGGTACCGCAACCTACCTGCCCCCGGTGACCAAGGTCGAACAGGCCGTCGCCGACGGCCGGTTCGACGCCCAGGACGCCGAGGACACGCAGCTCGAGTCGGTCTGCGAGGCCACGGACGAAGCTCCGCCCGAGATGGCGGTGGCCGCTGCCGCAGACGCCCTGGAGAGGTCGGGTCACCGGCCCGAGGACATCGCGCTCCTGTTGCACGCCTGCGTGTACTTCCAGGGACTCGAGCTCTACCCGACGGCTTCCTACATCCACCGTGAAGTCCTCGGGGACCATTCGGCGCTCGCCTTCGAGCTCAAGAACGCTTCCAACGGCTGCATGACCGCGTTGGACATCGCGGCGCGCTCCCTCAGGGCCACCGACGACGTGGCGGCGCTGGTGACCACCGCCGACAAGGTCGGTCCGCCGGTGATCGACCGCTGGAACAGTGACATCGGCATCGTCCCCGGCGACGGCGCGTCGGC
Proteins encoded in this window:
- a CDS encoding type I polyketide synthase, giving the protein MADQTAARTYDHREPVAIVGIGCRLPARIEDPTALWQALLQGVDAVRPVPADRWNATAWADAEASGGAANRRGGFLDDVTGFDAEYFGIPPAEARQMDPQQRIALEVACTAVEDARRSPASLSGTRTGVFMGAMWQEYPLFTQGVPEAIHAHSAIGWDNSVIPSRIAYALGLRGPAMGVATASSSSLVAVHLAVQSLRSGESDFALAGGVNLMLHPNTSVALTKLGTQSSAGLSRAFDGDGDGYARGEGCAVVALRRLSDALADGDRVYALVHGSAVNNDGATDGLTAPSHGAQTEVLRSAWENAGVAPSAVAYVEAHGTGTPLGDVTEARALGTVFGPDRPAPLRIGSAKTNFGHLEPAAGVLGLVKAALSVHHGVIPPSLHFRTPNPRIDFSAERLEVVTEPAAWPAGPRFAGVSSFGYGGTNAHVALGEAPEGAPVPAVPDTGGPVCLTVSGTSPHALARNAARLAGHLGQSPATSLSDVAHSLATTRAQHPTRGVVIAGTTDEAVDGLRALAADESHDAVVTGAAAGRGRVAFVFPGQGAQWWGMGRTLWERNDAFREAVTACDEALAPHTGFSVAAVVRGQDELEPRFTRTDVVQPALFAMYVGLAAMWRAWGVEPEAVVGHSQGEVAAAVVSGALSLADGARIVALRARAVQDHAPDGAMGLVERPVGEVVEELAAYGEALSVAVVNTARSTVVAGDGEAVDRFLAQMEATGAYCQRVDVDYASHSPHMDALLPALREQLTGLAPTEAGTAFYSSVTGERAAGPELDADYWCRNLREPVRFDRALERLRADGFGIFVEVSPHPVLQIALAQGTEADGTAVVVGSLRRGHGGIEQALRGPAELHAQGVPIPWQRVFPASDARRVDLPAYVFDHRRYWLDEHDDAIPAVGRAAWREDVMALPEPERPGAVVALVTEEAAALLGRPEDGVRPDMTLREQGFDSLMVVELRNRLSARTRIPLPTVLAFDYPTPRAIAALLLTHAGARYEATDAPTAAAASPRPDDDDPVVIVSMACRLPDGIDTPEAFWDLLVDGREASSPFPQRWDGWDLSTIEEAERAATGRRFERKGGFVRDVEDFDAAFFGLSPREALSLDPQQRLVLEVVWEALERANLRTASLEGSNTGVYLGAMSSDYDVARRWDVGSSDGYKITGNGSSLISGRVAYTLGLSGPALTVDTACSSSLVALRLACEALRSGACDLALAGGVTVMSTPQIFVEFSRLNGLAADGRCKSFADDADGTSWAEGCGVLVLKRLSDARRDGDRVLAVVRGTAMNQDGRSQGLTAPNGLAQQRVLRGALADAGLAPADIDAVEAHATGTVLGDPIEAGALAEVFSGRVRPLHLGSAKSNIGHAQAASGVIGVIKMVMALQREWLPRTLHAERPNTRIDWTAGELELLRQPRPWPRTRRVRRAGISSFGISGTNTHVIIEEAPETAVADRPGDDLVHPLVISGTDAAALRAQARHWAEWLGTRPAASMRDIAYTSAVGRTHFDARAVVFAGSAVEAAEALRAVEPGTGTALGAIAFVFGGQDAQSPEADGRLLEQSAVFRDAVAECDAVLAPLTGWSVLEVLRGEEDVDSPDVLPCTRFAACLGRAALWRSWGVEPAAVVGDAEGEVAAAVVSGALTLEDGARVIALQARARSGGAVGDALSGIVPARTSIPFRSPLTGEVVPGPELGADHWLRDLPEPEPTRLDRALERLREEGFGAFVEVGTAFEGASGGVDRLWRAAATLFERGFPLDWERVLGSRGAGKVDIPTYAFQRRRFWLGELPAGPAAVTADQPADGHPWFDAITTLAGGGGHLFSGRLSLDDGPWLADHVVGGQVYVPGAGVIDAALFAARTAGADAVADLTLLEPVVLLPDRALRIQATVGDPDAHGRRPFAFHTQPEDTDEPLIWRQHATGACVIRAGVGVTPPPDLDDRPVTDARALDVEAFYGRALANGLDYGPAFRGLRELACREGVYYGRVSLPGALDPAGHGLHPSLFDAALQVVVAGLMEAGAAPGPLVPFIWSDVELFRAAGRELTVRVSFESGEDEDLAPATVWLADPAGHLVARIGKLKFQPGRRRGHPFAEHLYRVGFERVHPDAGAFDSAGTLVVGDAEMGAGLGADAVPDLDALIKRLDGRADTPRRLLFALPDRASAVCHDPERSAAEALRTLQVCFGEPRLQGAELVWITRDAVSSSPDDQVGNWAHAAVWGMVRTARTEQPERILRLIDLDAATPDFRLLARVIESGGEPECALRGETAHVPRARPTVGEVDALVLPHEGGWHLHRREDDQLDVVAATHDEGAPEPVAPWEVRVEVRAAGMSPAHTKVLEFAGIAREVGSGVTSVHVGDRVMGSAAGALGHRIRVDGATLRAVPANLTFARAAADPSAPDASRAKGSFTAFDVRDAPYALRHARRNAADRTVLTVPRPLDPDGTVLITGGLGELGSALAAHLVRAHGARRLVLLSRRGGNAPEAASFVRELEAAGAERVDLVAGDVADRAAVAAVLEGIDPSHPLTAVFHLAGVLDDGLVEGFTAERLHRVMAPKVQGARLLDELTERLDLAAFVLFSSAAGTLGTAGQSGYAAANATLDALAANRRKRGLAGLSLAFGLWEQAGVGMTAHLGKAELGRLRRQGIGALTMTEGLNALDAALARPEPQLMPVRLELASLRHALGDAEAPPLLRDMLRRTTEGRAAGVAGTAESLDTRMADASEAERPALLLDLVRGEVADVLGLPGPGSVPADRALRSLGIDSLTMVQLRKRLAKRLNTTLPATLVFDYPTAEAIVGLLLRDATTLRGNEK